One window from the genome of Garra rufa chromosome 1, GarRuf1.0, whole genome shotgun sequence encodes:
- the LOC141330000 gene encoding zona pellucida sperm-binding protein 3-like, whose product MAFLQGVLVLAVIVVFDLSNAQGSLKYRQSPRSMSSESHLASGGPAVSPRGLWNPMGMTSALQSPFGVQEKQLMQGPVKPLDWRFPVVPEVQSELAVDFQIRQPVTPSSVAVQCSESSVHVEVQQDLFSNGHLIQPSGLSLGGCSVVGQVPGSRVLFFEYELQNCNSVLMVTEDELVYTFSLTYAPEALAGTPITRADGAIVGVQCHYQRLQNVSSDALVPTWVPYASKEVGEDVLLFFLKIMLDDWSYERPSNYYFLGNVFNIEASVKVYNHVPLRVFVDSCVATQVPDVNSLPRYAFIDNHGCFVDAKATSSSSRFMPQTQYDKVQFQLEAFMFQGGTSHSIYITCLLKATIAAVPSDAGHKSCSFANGWFAADGNHQVCGCCDSTCGPDSGTAAFSDVQWEGKASLGPLMVQERGKTSTGFQ is encoded by the exons ATGGCATTCCTGCAAGGTGTGTTAGTGCTGGCTGTGATTGTTGTATTCGATCTGAGCAATGCACAGGGAAGTTTGAAGTACCGTCAAAGTCCAAGGAGCATGAGCTCAGAATCACATCTGGCTTCCGGAGGTCCTGCTGTTTCTCCTCGAGGACTCTGGAACCCTATGGGAATGACCTCTGCCTTGCAGAGTCCTTTTGGAGTTCAGGAGAAGCAGCTGATGCAGGGTCCAGTCAAGCCTCTGGATTGGAGGTTTCCAGTTGTTCCAGAGGTTCAGAGTGAGTTGGCAGTGGATTTCCAGATCAGGCAACCCGTGACTCCCAGTAGCGTAGCTGTTCAATGCAGTGAGAGTAGTGTTCATGTGGAAGTACAGCAGGACTTGTTTAGCAATGGTCACCTCATCCAGCCATCTGGTTTGTCTTTGGGAGGGTGTTCTGTTGTCGGTCAGGTTCCAGGATCTAGGGTGCTCTTCTTTGAGTATGAACTACAGAACTGCAACAGTGTGCTGATG GTAACTGAGGATGAGCTTGTCTACACGTTCTCTCTTACCTACGCTCCCGAGGCACTTGCTGGCACTCCAATTACCCGTGCCGATGGCGCGATTGTTGGCGTTCAATGCCACTATCAAAG GCTTCAAAATGTAAGCAGCGATGCCTTGGTTCCAACTTGGGTTCCTTATGCCTCAAAAGAGGTTGGTGAAGATGTCTTGCTCTTCTTCTTGAAGATCATGTTGG ATGACTGGTCCTATGAGAGGCCTTCAAACTATTACTTCCTGGGTAATGTCTTCAATATTGAGGCGTCTGTGAAGGTGTACAATCATGTGCCTCTGCGTGTGTTTGTGGACAGCTGTGTGGCTACCCAAGTACCTGATGTGAACTCCCTTCCGAGATATGCCTTCATTGATAATCATGG GTGCTTTGTGGATGCCAAGGCTACATCTTCCAGCTCCCGGTTCATGCCTCAAACCCAGTATGACAAGGTCCAGTTCCAGCTGGAGGCATTCATGTTCCAGGGGGGAACCAGTCATTCT ATCTATATAACCTGTCTCTTGAAGGCCACTATTGCTGCTGTACCAAGTGATGCCGGACACAAGTCATGTTCCTTTGCCAATGG ATGGTTTGCAGCTGATGGAAACCACCAGGTTTGCGGTTGTTGTGACTCAACATGTGGTCCTGATAGTGGAACTGCTGCTTTCAGTG ATGTTCAGTGGGAAGGCAAGGCCTCACTTGGTCCCCTAATGGTTCAAGAGCGTGGCAAGACTTCAACTGGTTTTCAATAA